A region of Nitrospirota bacterium DNA encodes the following proteins:
- the hflX gene encoding GTPase HflX, giving the protein MATVYGNVSGLRKKALYDLERIYRRKTPQNELLTADLARFLAEISSELNRQIGITIERGGKISHVIVGDASSVFIPEMTDYPLGKKVLRGLRFIHTHLKNEPLTKDDLTDLALLRFDYMAALGIKDGLPDKLFGAHLMPPNVGVLYEVEEPVSFYNVDRDFAAFIDSLEEEMQKGRSWTDTKLTERAILVSVSPQLRHELEDSMDELCELCHSCNIEVVETVIQRAKDINSRYLLGMGKLKDLIIEALNKGATMLVFDQDLSPSQGKAIADLTELKVIDRSQLILDIFARRAHSRDGKVQVELAQLKYRLPRLIGKGTAMSRLTGGIGGRGPGEMKLEIDRRRVRDRITLLTKELEKLSLARTQRKHRRAQSKLPIISIVGYTNAGKSTLLNNLTESSTFTEEKMFATLDTASRRLRFPHERDVIMTDTVGFIRDLPQDLVAAFKSTLEELEDADLLLHLVDISNPRFEKQMASVENTLHELNLSGKETLLVFNKSDRVPEVEVENLVRRYEAVAVSAIDNTTFGPLLTAIEEMVFLKTAKKHMYCEV; this is encoded by the coding sequence ATAGCGACAGTTTATGGAAATGTTTCAGGACTAAGGAAAAAGGCATTATATGATCTGGAGAGGATTTATAGAAGGAAAACGCCCCAAAATGAGCTCTTGACGGCTGATCTTGCACGTTTTCTGGCTGAGATTTCCTCTGAGTTAAACAGACAAATTGGGATTACAATAGAGCGGGGCGGTAAAATCAGCCATGTTATCGTTGGCGATGCCTCATCGGTGTTTATACCTGAGATGACGGATTATCCGCTTGGTAAGAAAGTGCTCAGAGGGCTCAGATTTATTCATACTCATCTTAAAAACGAACCCCTTACCAAAGACGACCTTACCGATCTTGCCCTTTTGCGCTTTGATTATATGGCAGCACTTGGCATTAAGGATGGTCTTCCGGATAAGCTCTTTGGGGCGCACCTTATGCCTCCTAATGTCGGCGTATTATATGAAGTTGAAGAGCCTGTTAGCTTTTACAATGTTGACAGGGATTTTGCTGCCTTCATAGATTCACTTGAAGAGGAGATGCAAAAGGGGCGCTCGTGGACTGACACCAAACTTACCGAGCGCGCAATACTGGTAAGCGTATCCCCTCAGCTCCGGCACGAGCTTGAGGACTCTATGGATGAGCTCTGTGAGCTTTGCCACAGCTGCAATATAGAGGTTGTAGAGACTGTTATTCAAAGAGCAAAAGACATAAACTCGCGGTATCTGCTTGGAATGGGTAAACTTAAGGATTTAATCATAGAGGCACTTAATAAGGGCGCCACAATGTTGGTTTTTGATCAGGATTTAAGTCCGTCACAGGGTAAGGCCATAGCGGATTTAACTGAATTGAAGGTAATAGACCGCAGTCAGCTTATCTTGGATATATTTGCCCGCAGGGCGCATAGCAGAGACGGTAAGGTGCAGGTGGAGCTGGCACAATTAAAGTACCGGCTACCGCGGCTTATCGGTAAGGGGACAGCAATGTCGCGTCTTACCGGAGGAATTGGAGGGCGTGGACCAGGTGAAATGAAACTTGAAATAGACAGGCGGCGTGTCCGTGACCGGATTACGCTTCTCACTAAAGAGCTTGAAAAGCTCTCACTTGCCCGCACTCAGAGAAAACACCGCAGAGCTCAAAGCAAGTTACCTATAATTTCAATCGTAGGCTACACTAACGCAGGTAAATCCACACTGCTTAATAACCTTACCGAAAGCAGCACGTTTACTGAAGAGAAAATGTTTGCGACCCTTGACACTGCAAGCAGACGGCTGCGCTTTCCCCATGAGCGGGATGTGATTATGACAGACACCGTGGGGTTTATCAGAGACCTGCCGCAAGACCTTGTCGCAGCCTTTAAATCCACTCTTGAAGAGCTTGAGGATGCCGACCTCCTGCTTCACCTAGTGGATATTTCCAATCCGAGATTTGAAAAACAAATGGCCTCAGTTGAAAACACCCTCCATGAGCTTAATTTATCAGGGAAGGAGACGCTACTTGTCTTTAATAAATCAGACAGAGTGCCGGAGGTGGAGGTTGAAAATCTTGTACGCAGATACGAGGCCGTTGCAGTCTCTGCCATTGATAACACCACATTTGGGCCTCTTTTGACAGCCATAGAGGAAATGGTTTTTTTAAAAACTGCTAAAAAACATATGTACTGTGAGGTTTGA
- the hemE gene encoding uroporphyrinogen decarboxylase: MNDTFLRACKGEKTDYTPVWIMRQAGRYLPQYRKIRADMDFLTLCKTPEKAAEVSIQPVDILGVDAAILFSDILIPAEKMGLKLRFLENKGPKFGNPVRTLNDVKKLRVITPDEDVPYVLETIKILRKELKVPLIGFAGAPYTLATYMIEGGSSKNFLTTKKLMYAEPEIYTSLMEKVTETTIAYLSAQVIAGAQAVQLFDSWAGSLSPSDYKTYAFPYAARVVKALKQTGVPVIYFVNDCAGIVDLASAADSDVLGICWRIDLKKAVSTLKGRASVQGNMDPCLLYSPKSTIEKEAAKILKKGAAARGHIFNLGHGILPDTPVDNVKFLVDTVHQKSTWKQQA, encoded by the coding sequence ATGAATGATACATTTTTACGTGCTTGCAAAGGGGAAAAAACCGATTACACACCGGTATGGATTATGAGACAGGCCGGGCGGTATCTGCCACAGTACAGGAAGATACGTGCTGATATGGACTTTCTGACTCTTTGCAAGACTCCTGAGAAAGCTGCAGAGGTTAGCATCCAGCCAGTGGACATACTTGGCGTAGATGCAGCCATACTGTTTTCCGATATTTTGATTCCTGCAGAAAAGATGGGACTTAAACTCAGATTTCTTGAAAACAAGGGGCCTAAGTTTGGCAACCCGGTAAGAACCCTTAATGACGTAAAAAAGCTGCGGGTTATCACACCGGATGAGGATGTTCCATATGTGCTGGAAACAATAAAAATCTTGCGCAAAGAATTAAAAGTGCCGCTTATAGGTTTTGCCGGAGCCCCATACACACTTGCCACATATATGATAGAAGGCGGGAGCTCTAAAAACTTTCTTACCACAAAAAAATTAATGTATGCTGAGCCTGAAATATATACGTCTCTTATGGAAAAAGTCACTGAGACAACGATAGCCTACTTGTCGGCACAGGTAATTGCTGGAGCTCAGGCTGTTCAACTGTTTGACTCATGGGCAGGATCACTTTCTCCATCTGATTATAAAACCTACGCTTTCCCATATGCAGCACGTGTAGTTAAGGCATTAAAACAAACTGGCGTGCCGGTGATTTATTTTGTGAACGACTGTGCCGGAATTGTAGATTTAGCAAGTGCTGCCGACTCTGATGTTTTAGGGATATGCTGGCGAATTGACCTGAAAAAAGCGGTAAGTACACTAAAGGGTAGGGCATCAGTGCAGGGAAACATGGACCCATGCCTGCTGTATTCCCCAAAGAGTACAATAGAGAAAGAGGCGGCAAAAATTCTTAAAAAAGGAGCCGCTGCAAGAGGACATATTTTTAATCTGGGACATGGGATTTTGCCGGACACTCCTGTAGATAACGTTAAATTTCTGGTTGATACAGTACATCAAAAAAGTACATGGAAACAACAGGCGTAA
- a CDS encoding radical SAM protein produces MDFQPKWIAWEVTRRCNLRCVHCRSSSEATSKGHPDFSFEEGKRIIDDIRSYATPVVVLSGGEPLLRKDVFQLASYGTEVGLRMCMATNGMLVNEKICKQMKDSGIKIVSLSLDGSTAEVHDNFRHQSGAFEGVMRAAAYFRDNGIEFIINSSFTRRNQEEIPRVYELAKSLGATAWYMFMIVPTGRGQDIMDELITKEDYEKILNWHYDMEKTEDTFLVRPTCAPHYYRIVLQRAKQDGEKMKRRSLKFSTGGSKGCIAGQLICLIDVDGNVLPCSYFHLPAGNIRQQSFKDIWENSALFKDMRDFKSYKGRCGNCEYLNVCGGCRARAYSMCGNYMEEEPFCSHAPVKPVKTDGGNMK; encoded by the coding sequence ATGGATTTTCAACCTAAATGGATAGCGTGGGAGGTAACACGGCGATGTAACCTAAGATGTGTCCACTGCAGGTCGTCCTCTGAGGCAACCTCAAAGGGACACCCGGATTTTTCCTTTGAAGAGGGTAAGCGTATAATTGATGATATTAGAAGTTATGCAACGCCGGTTGTTGTGCTTTCTGGCGGAGAACCGCTCTTAAGAAAGGACGTTTTTCAACTGGCTTCATACGGCACTGAGGTTGGCCTTAGAATGTGCATGGCTACTAATGGAATGCTGGTTAATGAAAAAATATGTAAGCAAATGAAAGACTCCGGGATTAAGATAGTGTCACTCAGTCTGGATGGTTCAACTGCCGAGGTACATGATAATTTCCGTCATCAAAGCGGAGCATTTGAGGGAGTCATGCGGGCTGCCGCATATTTTAGAGATAACGGCATTGAGTTTATCATAAACTCATCTTTTACGCGGCGTAATCAGGAGGAAATCCCGCGCGTCTATGAGCTTGCAAAATCTCTGGGCGCCACAGCCTGGTATATGTTTATGATTGTGCCGACAGGCCGTGGGCAGGATATAATGGATGAGCTAATCACAAAAGAGGACTACGAAAAAATCCTCAATTGGCACTATGATATGGAAAAAACCGAGGATACGTTCCTTGTCCGCCCAACATGCGCTCCTCACTACTATAGAATTGTGCTTCAGAGGGCTAAACAAGACGGTGAAAAGATGAAACGGCGCTCATTAAAGTTTTCTACCGGAGGCTCTAAGGGCTGTATCGCAGGGCAGTTGATTTGTCTGATTGATGTGGATGGAAACGTCCTTCCGTGCAGTTATTTCCACCTGCCGGCAGGAAACATTCGGCAGCAGTCGTTTAAAGATATATGGGAGAACTCCGCACTATTTAAAGATATGAGGGATTTTAAAAGTTATAAGGGAAGGTGCGGCAACTGTGAATATCTGAACGTATGCGGCGGCTGCCGCGCAAGGGCATACTCAATGTGCGGCAATTATATGGAGGAGGAGCCGTTTTGTAGCCATGCACCGGTTAAACCGGTTAAAACTGATGGAGGAAATATGAAATGA
- a CDS encoding AI-2E family transporter, which yields MNINGSNETSVPVYDYISWFIVTTALILVLKMHLLPALLAGLVVYEFISILSHHIRFKGMSGHGSKLITVSLLVFLLLVSLSLLVIAIVYFFRNSADSLPVLLKKMADIVDNSLNSLPHWITEYLPSDAEGLKTAAAEWLRQHASQLQTAGREAAMAAAHILIGMVIGVLVALNEAHHDEDSCGPLARALTDSVSRLVSSFRGVVFAQVSISAINTVFSALYLVVILPFFGIHLHLAKTLIAVTFITGMLPVIGNLFSNSAIIVVSLSQSFNAAIASLVFLILIHKLEYFLNAKLVGSKIHSKSWEILLAILVMEAAFGMAGLIAAPIYYAYLKSELTSKKLI from the coding sequence ATGAATATTAATGGTTCAAATGAAACCTCAGTGCCGGTTTATGACTATATTTCATGGTTTATCGTAACAACGGCACTGATTTTAGTACTTAAGATGCATCTGCTTCCGGCACTATTAGCCGGTCTGGTTGTGTATGAGTTTATCTCTATACTTTCCCATCATATCAGGTTTAAAGGCATGAGTGGACATGGTTCAAAGCTGATAACGGTTTCTCTGCTTGTGTTTTTATTGCTTGTGTCACTTTCGTTATTGGTTATTGCAATAGTATATTTTTTTCGTAACAGCGCAGATAGTTTGCCTGTTTTACTTAAAAAAATGGCAGACATCGTGGATAACTCCCTGAATTCGCTTCCTCACTGGATTACCGAGTATTTGCCCTCAGATGCTGAAGGGTTAAAGACTGCTGCGGCTGAATGGCTGCGCCAACATGCAAGCCAACTGCAAACGGCTGGCCGTGAGGCTGCTATGGCTGCTGCACATATTCTAATAGGTATGGTGATAGGAGTTCTTGTAGCTCTTAATGAAGCACACCATGATGAGGACAGCTGTGGCCCTTTAGCAAGAGCATTGACAGACAGTGTTTCAAGGCTGGTTTCATCATTTCGGGGCGTTGTGTTTGCACAGGTGAGTATTTCAGCCATAAATACAGTCTTTTCTGCGCTTTACCTTGTCGTTATTTTGCCATTTTTTGGTATTCATCTGCATCTTGCTAAGACACTGATTGCGGTCACATTTATAACCGGAATGTTACCGGTTATTGGTAATCTGTTTTCCAATAGTGCTATAATTGTTGTAAGTTTGAGCCAGTCGTTCAATGCAGCTATAGCGTCGCTGGTTTTCCTGATATTAATACATAAACTTGAGTATTTTTTAAACGCTAAGCTTGTTGGCTCAAAGATACACTCCAAATCATGGGAAATCCTGCTTGCGATTCTTGTTATGGAGGCGGCTTTCGGGATGGCCGGCCTGATTGCGGCTCCGATATACTATGCCTATTTAAAAAGTGAGTTAACAAGTAAAAAGCTCATTTAA
- a CDS encoding MCP four helix bundle domain-containing protein, with the protein MTFLDNMKIGTKLIGSFLIVAVIAAIIGIFGIINLREIERADTLMYERMTVPTGQLAEISTLFQRVRINLREVASARTKEEMQKPMDVIKQLRAEIEKISSEYEKTILTEKAREAFKHFIETRKGYGAIIDKVVELSLAGKHDEAVAHFTGEGLKAAQTEGEAIKALMDNKIKRAKETADSNTALANKATTLIIAITIIGAILALGLGLIISSSISKPLTHGVVFAEGIAGGDLTQQIHMDRKDEVGQLANALNDMVEKLKSVIAEVNVSADNVSTGSMELSGTAQVISQGATEQAASVEEVSSSMEEMASNIKQNADNSQQTEHMAAKASKDAQESGRAVDEAVTAMKEIASKISIIEEIARQTNLLALNAAIEAARAGEHGKGFAVVASEVRKLAERSQKAAGEISTLSSTTVTVSEKAGVMLKQLVPDIQRTAELVQEISAASNEQNVGADQINKAITQLDQVIQQNASASEEMASTSEELTSQAEQLSAAISFFRTGEQRRVSSAAPKKQPPKIAHITHEKAKPLAAKTKKVDLTADNKADSEFESY; encoded by the coding sequence ATGACATTTCTGGACAACATGAAAATCGGTACCAAGTTAATCGGTAGCTTTTTGATAGTTGCCGTAATAGCGGCAATTATAGGGATTTTTGGGATAATCAACCTAAGAGAGATAGAGCGTGCCGATACACTTATGTATGAAAGGATGACGGTTCCCACAGGCCAGTTGGCTGAAATTTCAACACTATTTCAGAGGGTCAGGATAAATTTAAGAGAGGTGGCCTCTGCCAGGACAAAAGAGGAAATGCAGAAGCCAATGGACGTAATTAAACAGTTAAGGGCGGAAATAGAAAAGATATCATCAGAATATGAAAAAACAATACTTACGGAAAAGGCAAGGGAGGCTTTCAAACATTTCATTGAGACAAGGAAGGGTTATGGTGCGATAATAGACAAGGTTGTAGAGCTAAGCTTGGCAGGGAAACATGATGAAGCAGTTGCACATTTCACAGGTGAGGGACTAAAGGCGGCTCAGACGGAGGGGGAAGCAATTAAGGCTCTTATGGATAATAAGATAAAGAGAGCCAAAGAAACAGCTGACTCAAACACAGCGCTTGCCAATAAGGCGACAACTCTAATAATCGCTATAACGATAATCGGTGCGATTCTGGCCTTAGGATTAGGACTGATTATTTCCAGCTCGATAAGCAAACCGCTTACACATGGGGTGGTATTTGCAGAGGGCATAGCAGGCGGAGATTTGACCCAACAGATACACATGGACAGAAAGGATGAGGTTGGGCAACTGGCTAATGCGTTAAATGATATGGTGGAGAAACTTAAAAGTGTCATTGCTGAGGTAAATGTATCCGCCGATAATGTGTCAACCGGCAGTATGGAGCTTAGTGGCACGGCTCAGGTGATTTCGCAGGGAGCCACAGAGCAGGCGGCCTCGGTTGAGGAGGTATCCTCGTCAATGGAGGAGATGGCGTCCAATATCAAACAGAATGCCGATAATTCCCAGCAGACGGAGCATATGGCAGCAAAGGCATCCAAGGATGCCCAGGAGAGCGGCAGGGCAGTTGATGAAGCGGTAACTGCTATGAAAGAAATTGCAAGCAAGATCTCCATTATCGAGGAAATTGCAAGACAGACTAACCTTCTCGCACTTAATGCGGCCATTGAGGCAGCCCGTGCCGGAGAGCACGGTAAGGGTTTTGCGGTTGTGGCCTCAGAGGTAAGAAAACTTGCTGAACGCAGTCAAAAAGCAGCCGGTGAAATCAGCACCCTGTCATCTACAACAGTAACTGTTTCGGAAAAAGCAGGAGTTATGCTTAAACAGTTAGTACCGGATATTCAAAGAACGGCAGAGCTGGTTCAGGAAATCAGTGCGGCAAGTAATGAGCAAAATGTCGGAGCCGATCAGATAAACAAAGCTATAACACAACTTGACCAGGTGATTCAACAAAATGCCTCAGCCTCTGAGGAGATGGCATCAACTTCTGAGGAGTTGACATCACAGGCAGAGCAGCTTTCGGCTGCAATTTCGTTTTTTAGAACCGGTGAACAAAGAAGGGTTTCTTCAGCAGCACCCAAAAAACAGCCGCCTAAGATAGCTCATATAACACACGAGAAGGCAAAACCTTTGGCTGCAAAAACAAAAAAGGTTGATTTAACTGCTGACAACAAAGCTGACAGCGAATTTGAGTCATATTAA
- the hemH gene encoding ferrochelatase: protein METTGVILINMGGPENLGAVRPFLYNLFSDRLIIKLGPQFLQKPIAALIATLRNGKAKAMYAKIGGGSPISKITTLQAEKLEAALATSGDGQYSYKVFVAMRYTAPFIEDTLQRAVSSGIKRFIALTLYPHNSLATTGSAYAVLRAEVERSGVSCRYINSYADNELYVKALADSMKEKLSEFQGGCRDILFSAHGLPQYFIDNGDPYVSELTKTIGKIKEQITGYRCHISYQSRSGPVKWIEPATEDKIRQLAEDGVKNLLIVPISFVSDHIETLYEIDILYKDLAEKHGITMLRPKALNDGKAFIEALMALVLN from the coding sequence ATGGAAACAACAGGCGTAATTCTTATTAATATGGGAGGCCCTGAAAATTTAGGGGCTGTGAGACCTTTTTTGTATAACCTGTTTTCTGACAGGTTGATAATTAAGCTTGGGCCACAATTTTTACAAAAACCGATAGCGGCACTGATAGCAACCTTAAGAAATGGCAAGGCAAAAGCGATGTATGCTAAAATCGGTGGTGGCTCCCCAATTAGTAAAATCACAACCCTGCAGGCGGAAAAACTTGAAGCGGCACTTGCCACATCAGGTGATGGCCAGTACTCTTACAAAGTCTTTGTTGCTATGCGTTACACTGCGCCCTTTATAGAAGATACCCTGCAAAGGGCTGTTAGCTCAGGCATCAAACGTTTTATAGCGTTAACTCTTTATCCGCACAACAGCCTTGCCACAACAGGCTCTGCGTATGCGGTCCTAAGGGCGGAGGTTGAGCGCTCAGGCGTTAGTTGCAGATATATCAACTCCTATGCAGATAACGAGCTCTATGTTAAAGCGCTGGCTGACAGCATGAAAGAAAAACTATCAGAATTTCAGGGCGGCTGCCGCGATATTTTATTTAGCGCACACGGACTTCCACAATATTTTATAGATAATGGCGATCCTTATGTCAGTGAACTTACAAAAACCATTGGGAAAATAAAAGAGCAGATAACCGGATATCGCTGTCACATTTCGTATCAAAGCAGAAGCGGCCCGGTAAAATGGATAGAGCCGGCTACAGAGGATAAAATCCGTCAGTTAGCCGAAGATGGAGTTAAAAACCTGCTAATTGTGCCTATAAGTTTTGTCTCAGATCATATAGAGACACTATATGAGATAGACATACTGTATAAAGATTTAGCCGAAAAACATGGTATAACGATGCTGAGACCTAAGGCGTTAAATGATGGTAAAGCATTCATAGAAGCATTGATGGCATTAGTGCTGAATTAG
- a CDS encoding toxin-antitoxin system, antitoxin component, Xre family protein — MSVKDMIKNEIDKLPEDLLAEVLDYIKIIEMKKEKTLLAETYQELSAPVFATIWNNDEDAVYDNHLNY, encoded by the coding sequence ATGTCTGTTAAAGATATGATTAAAAATGAAATAGATAAATTGCCTGAAGATCTTCTTGCAGAGGTTTTAGACTATATCAAAATCATAGAGATGAAAAAGGAAAAAACTCTTCTTGCTGAGACTTATCAAGAGTTATCTGCTCCTGTATTTGCAACGATTTGGAATAACGATGAGGATGCTGTTTATGATAACCATCTCAACTATTAA